A genomic segment from Lutibacter sp. A80 encodes:
- a CDS encoding CPBP family intramembrane glutamic endopeptidase, which translates to MKFLQQAYKGNNAWWAYLITIAIVTFPFLMNVIIYLLFPELLDIMYQEMEQKEPSNLDFFANLVPFLFLLVLLFLFVTKLHKRKIKTIITSRKTVDWNRFFYAFFIWFAIGVLLIGVDYYMSPTDYVWNFKPIKFLVLVLISIVFLPIQTSLEELLFRGYLMQAFGVWFKKSFVALILTSVIFGLLHGLNPEVEKLGWIIMIYYIGTGLVLGIFTLMDEGTELALGFHAANNIVAAVLVSSNWAVFQTDALLIDVSEPSLNFLMFLPVFVLYPLVLFIFSKKYGWTNWNEKLFGTISQPVELNEEEIII; encoded by the coding sequence GTTACTTTTCCATTTTTAATGAATGTTATTATTTATTTATTGTTTCCTGAATTATTGGACATTATGTATCAAGAAATGGAGCAAAAAGAACCGAGTAATTTAGACTTTTTTGCAAATTTAGTACCATTTTTATTTTTATTAGTACTGTTGTTTTTATTTGTTACTAAATTGCATAAGCGTAAAATAAAAACGATAATTACATCAAGAAAAACAGTAGATTGGAATCGGTTTTTTTACGCTTTTTTTATTTGGTTTGCCATAGGTGTATTACTAATAGGTGTTGATTATTATATGTCACCAACCGATTATGTTTGGAATTTTAAACCTATTAAATTTCTTGTATTAGTTTTAATTTCAATAGTTTTTTTACCAATTCAAACAAGTTTAGAAGAGTTGTTGTTTAGGGGCTACTTAATGCAAGCTTTTGGTGTTTGGTTTAAAAAATCGTTTGTAGCTTTAATTTTAACATCGGTAATTTTTGGTTTATTACATGGTTTAAATCCTGAAGTTGAAAAACTAGGGTGGATTATTATGATATATTACATTGGTACAGGTTTGGTTTTAGGAATTTTTACTTTAATGGATGAAGGAACAGAATTGGCTTTAGGTTTTCATGCAGCAAATAATATTGTAGCAGCAGTGCTGGTAAGTTCTAATTGGGCAGTTTTTCAAACAGATGCTTTGTTAATTGATGTTTCGGAGCCTTCTTTAAATTTTTTAATGTTTTTACCAGTATTTGTGTTGTATCCATTAGTGCTTTTTATTTTTTCAAAAAAATATGGTTGGACAAATTGGAACGAAAAATTATTTGGTACAATTAGCCAACCTGTTGAGTTAAATGAAGAAGAAATTATTATATAA
- a CDS encoding AMP-binding protein has translation MSEQHFHKSFKLQDTSFNSIEALLDFSKSISIEVYSFFKEWFNKSSYVEVKTSGSTGTPKVIQLQKNYMINSAKATGNFFDLEENTEALLCMSPNYIAGKMMLVRALILGWHIDVVIPSSNPLKSIEKNYDFSAMVPLQLNNSLDEIYKIKKLIVGGGVVSNELLAKIKHIKTDVFGTYGMTETITHIAVKKLNNLNVISSAVEKSHHNTLPKNTIVYETEKEEKLRSAELVSDSFYNTLPNIKISTDKRGCLVIEAPKVSDEVIVTNDLVELISENSFKWLGRFDTVINSGGIKLIPEQIEEKLTEIISEPFFLAGLSDAILGEKLVVVVASKSLKVEKLKSSLFQKIKALKTLSKYEIPKEIYLVENFVKTPTGKINRPATLKLLEMQ, from the coding sequence ATGAGTGAACAGCATTTTCATAAAAGCTTTAAACTTCAAGATACATCTTTTAATTCTATTGAAGCTTTATTAGATTTTTCAAAATCAATTTCAATTGAAGTGTATTCGTTTTTTAAAGAATGGTTTAATAAAAGTAGTTATGTTGAAGTAAAAACTTCTGGTTCAACAGGAACGCCAAAAGTTATTCAACTTCAAAAAAACTATATGATAAATAGTGCAAAAGCAACAGGCAATTTTTTTGATTTAGAAGAAAACACAGAAGCACTTTTATGCATGTCTCCTAATTATATTGCAGGAAAGATGATGTTGGTAAGAGCGCTAATTTTAGGTTGGCATATAGATGTTGTAATTCCAAGTTCTAATCCATTAAAATCTATTGAAAAAAATTATGATTTTTCGGCAATGGTACCACTGCAGTTAAATAATTCTTTAGATGAAATTTATAAAATTAAAAAGCTAATTGTTGGTGGAGGAGTTGTTTCAAACGAATTATTAGCTAAAATTAAACATATAAAAACGGATGTTTTTGGAACCTATGGTATGACGGAAACCATAACACATATTGCCGTTAAAAAATTGAATAATTTAAATGTCATTTCGAGCGCAGTCGAGAAATCTCATCATAATACATTACCAAAAAATACGATTGTTTATGAAACCGAGAAAGAGGAAAAGCTTCGTTCTGCTGAACTTGTTTCGGATTCTTTCTATAATACACTCCCAAACATTAAAATTTCAACAGATAAAAGAGGTTGTTTGGTTATTGAAGCTCCAAAAGTATCTGATGAAGTAATAGTTACAAACGATTTAGTGGAGCTAATTTCTGAAAATTCCTTTAAATGGTTAGGACGTTTTGATACTGTTATAAATTCTGGAGGAATAAAATTAATTCCAGAGCAAATAGAAGAAAAATTGACGGAAATAATTTCAGAGCCATTTTTTTTAGCTGGACTTTCAGATGCTATTTTGGGTGAAAAATTGGTTGTGGTAGTAGCGTCTAAAAGTTTGAAAGTTGAAAAGTTAAAAAGTTCACTTTTCCAAAAAATAAAAGCATTAAAAACACTTTCAAAATATGAAATTCCTAAAGAAATTTATTTAGTTGAAAATTTTGTGAAAACTCCCACAGGAAAAATAAATAGACCAGCAACTTTAAAATTACTTGAAATGCAATAA